The sequence agaggtgtcactacagaccctggtttgattccatcTATCACAGTGGTCTAAATCGCtgaatctcagtgctagaggtgtcactacagaccctggtttgattccatcTATCACAGTGGTCTAAATCGCtgaatctcagtgctagaggtgtcactacagaccctggtttgattccatcTATCACAGTGGTCTAAATCGCtgaatctcagtgctagaggtgtcactacagaccctggtttgattccatcTATCACAGTGGTCTAAATCGCtgaatctcagtgctagaggtgtcactacagaccctggtttgattccatcTATCACAGTGGTCTAAATCGCtgaatctcagtgctagaggtgtcactacagaccctggtttgattccatcTATCACAGTGGTCTAAATCGCTGAATCTGAAAAATAGCTGATATTGGCAGAGACGTTTGGAACAacattattccaacctcatagtgtggaaatatatatatatatatatataaaacacaggtatCACTTGTTTTTTATTTGGACTGCTCTGGGTCCTTTTAATATTGAAAAAATACAACGGGACACTGATGTCAAATAAACAAAAATCACATCAAGTGATTACAACAATTACAAGGCTTTTCATACACAATGTATATGTCGCTTATATAAAAACGGTATAAAATAAGTATATTGAAATACAGACATTTGAATTAACAATgccttttttaaatgttattttataaACAACAGGAGCGTAAACATTATttcatatagtatattatatgtGCTTTTATttcatatagtatatatatatatatatatatatatatgtgcttTTATTTCATGACGCCAGCGTCACCTCCAATCGGATCAACCGGATACTGCCGTCGTCAAGGCAGCGgatatacaacaacaacaacaacaacaagcattATAATATGCAATAAAAATATGTTCCAACTTGGTAATGAACAAATCCTAGAATAGTACTACACCTGTGTATTTCAACGTGGTATACAGTATACTGGCTTGGTACACCTGTGTATTTCAACGTGGTATACAGTATACTGGCTGGGTACACCTGTGTATTTCAACGTGGTATACAGTATACTGGCTGGGTACACCTGTGTATTTCAACGTGGTATACAGTATACTGGCTGGGTATACCTGTGTATTTCAACGTGGTATACTGGCTTGGTACACCTGTGTATTTCAACGTGGTATACCGTATACTGGCTTGGTACACCTGTGTATTTCAACGTGGTATACAGTATACTGGTTGGGTACACCTGTGTATTTCAACGTGGTATACAGTATACTGGCTGGGTACACCTGTGTATTTCAACGTGGTATACAGTATACTGGCTGGGTACACCTGTGTATTTCAACGTGGTATACTGGCTTGGTACACCTGTGTATTTCAACGTGGTATACAGTATACTGGCTTGGTACACCTGTGTATTTCAACGTGGTATACAGTATACTGGCTGGGTACACCTGTGTATTTCAACGTGGTATACAGTATACTGGCTGGGTACACCTGTGTATTTCAACGTGGTATACTGGCTGGGTACACCTGTGTATTTCAACGTGGTATACTGGCTGGGTACACCTGTGTATTTCAACGTGGTATACAGTATACTGGCTGGGTACACCTGTGTATTTCAACGTGGTATACAGTATACTGGCTGGGTACACCTGTGTATTTCAACGTGGTATACAGTATACTGGCTGGGTACACCTGTGTATTTCAACGTGGTATACAGTATACTGGCTGGGTACACCTGTGTATTTCAACGTGGTATACTGGCTGGGGACACCTGTGTATTTCAACGTGGTATACTGGCTTGGTACACCTGTGTATTTCAACGTGGTATACAGTATACTGGCTGGGTACACCTGTGTATTTCAACATGGTATACTGGCTTGGTACACCTGTGTATTTCAACGTGGTATACAGTATACTGGCTGGGTACACCTGTGTATTTCAACGTGGTATACTGGCTTGGTACACCTGTGTATTTCAACATGGTATACAGTATACTGGCTTGGTACACCTGTGTATTTCAACGTGGTATACAGTATACTGGCTTGGTACACCTGTGTATTTCAACATGGTATACAGTATACTGGCTGGGTACACCTGTGTATTTCAACGTGGTATACTGGCTTGGTACACCTGTGTATTTCAACATGGTATACAGTATACTGGCTTGGTACACCTGTGTATTTCAACGTGGTATACAGTATACTGGCTGGGTACACCTGTGTATTTCAACGTGGTATACTGGCTGGGTACACCTGTGTATTTCAACGTGGTATACAGTATACTGGCTGGGTACACCTGTGTATTTCAACGTGGTATACAGTATACTGGCTGGGTACACCTGTGTATTTCAATGTGGTATACAGTACATTGGCTGGGTACACCTGTGTATTTCAACGTGGTATACAGTATACTGGCTGGGTACACCTGTGTATTTCAACGTGGTATACCATATACTGGCTGGGTACACCTGTGTATTTCAACGTGGTATACAGTATACTGGCTGGGTACACCTGTGTATTTCAACGTGGTATACAGTATACTGGCTGGGTACACCTGTGTATTTCAACGTGGTATACAGTATACTGGCTGGGTACACCTGTGTATTTCAACGTGGTATACAGTATACTGGCTGGGTACACCTGTGTATTTCAACGTGGTATACAGTATACTGGCTGGGTACACCTGTGTATTTCAACGTGGTATACAGTATACTGGCTGGGTACACCTGTGTATTTCAACGTGGTATACAGTATACTGGCTGGGTACACCTGTGTATTTCAACGTGGTATACAATATACTGGCTGGGTACACCTGTGTGCCTCTACAGTTACACATGTTTAGAATATCACAACAACCTCTTTGTTTGTCTCAGAGTCGGTAAGTGCCGGTAACAGAGCACCATAGTGATTGATCTTAGTGTTTCCCCTTCCGAAACGATAGTTTccactatatataaatatatcacaATATATCTTCTTCCatctgtcccttaatgtaatgGTGGTTGGTTGCAGTAAGTAAACGGTGTGGCACTGACTtggtttcaaaaacaaaacaCTTATTATGACGCAGAGATAACTGGGTTGGGCATTTAggctcctccctcttccctcagAACCCAATCGGGTAACGTTACCGAGGTGTTACCGAGGCAACGGAACCCTAACAACCCCGGGTCTTTTAGGCAAAGGCATACTTGAGTCTCCAGCTTGGCGCTCAACACACAGTACATAAGTGCTTCAGCAACAAAAGCATCAGGTGATTTTAAAAAAATCTTTCGTCATATTTGACGACAGTTGCTTTTCTTCCTGTCagattccttccttccttcccgcCCTTCGGTTTTACTTTCCCTCTGTGGTTTCACTTAGAGGCCTCTAGCTTTTCGGAGGCCAGGAGTTCGAGCAGGGGGTTGGCCTCGCTCTCAGGGGTCTTGACGCTGTCGGTGCGGACGATGCAGGTGGGGCGGTGGAGGTTGAGCATCACCATTAGCTGCTGTCTCTCCATCCTCAGCTCTTCGATTTGGGCCTTTAGGTCGGAGTTCACCACCTCCAGACGCTCCGACTcctacagggaggacagagaggggaggggggtatACTGTTAGGTCATTgatttagcctttatttaaccaggtaacaCAGCGAGAACCCTTTCTCTTTTACAATAATGACCCGAGGTCCCACTTTAAACAAACTATGAGCAGGACTGGGGTGTAATGGGTTACATGTAACAGATATTTTTTTGAATGAACTTTGTAATCTGTTACTTTAACAGCATTAAAACTGTCATCCATTACTTTACCAGCATTAAAACTGGCATCCATTACTTTAACAGCATTAGAACTGTCATCCATTACTTTAACAGCATTAAGACTGTCATCCATTACTTTAACAGCATTAAAACTGTCATCCATTACTTTAACAGCATTAGAACTGTCATCCATTACTTTAACAGCATTAGAACTGTCATCCATTACTTTAACAGCATTAGAACTGTCATCCATTACTTTAACAGCATTAGAACTGTCATCCATTACTTTAACAGCATTAGAACTGTCATCCATTACTTTAACAGCATTAGAACTGTCATCCATTACTTTACCAGCATTAGAACTGTCATCCATTACTTTAACAGCATTAGAACTGTCATCCATTACTTTAACAGCATTAGAACTGTCATCCATTACTTTAACAGCATTAGAACTGTCATCCATTACTTTACCAGCATTAGAACTGTCATCCATTACTTTAACAGCATTAGAACTGGCATCCATTACTTTAACAGCATTAGAAATATACTTTTGAAAAACGAGacgattacttttaaattcagaaaaaaAGGGATGTTTGCGAGAAAAAAAACCTTTGACACTTTTCTGTTTTCTCAAATCAGTGTTGAAAAAAaaaggatcccagcctatagaataacagctgcatagtgtggatcccagcctatagaataacagctgcatagtgtggatcccagcctatagaataacagctgcatagtgtggatcccagcctatagaataacagctgcatagtgtagatcccagcctatagaataacagctgcatagtgtagatcccagcctatagaataacagctgcatagtgtggatcccagcctatagaataacagctgcatagtgtagatcccagcctatagaataacagctgcatagtgtagatcccagcctacagaataacagctgcatagtgtggatcccagcctatagaataacagctgcatagtgtagatcccagcctatagaataacagctgcatagtgtagatcccagcctatagaataacagctgcatagtgtagatcccagcctatagaataacagctgcatagtgtagatcccagcctatagaataacagctgcatagtgtagatcccagcctatagaataacagctgcatagtgtagatcccagcctatagaataacagctgcatagtgtagatcccagcctatagaataacagctgcatagtgtagatcccagcctatagaataacagctgcatagtgtagatcccagcctatagaataacagctgcatagtgtggatcccagcctatagaataacagctgcatagtgtggatcccagcctatagaataacagctgcatagtgtggatcccagcctatagaataacagctgcatagtgtggatcccagcctatagaataacagctgcatagtgtggatcccagcctatagaataacagctgcatagtgtggatcccagcctatagaataacagctgcatagtgtggatcccagcctatagaataacagctgcatagtgtggatcccagcctatagaataacagctgcatagtgtggatcccagcctatagaataacagctgcatagtgtggatcccagcctatagaataacagctgcatagtgtggatcccagcctatagaataacagctgcatagtgtggatcccagcctatagaataacagctgcatagtgtggatcccagcctatagaataacagctgcatagtgtggatcccagcctatagaataacagctgcatagtgtggatcccagcctatagaataacagctgcatagtgtggatcccagcctatagaataacagctgcatagtgtggatcccagcctatagaataacagctgcatagtgtggatcccagcctatagaataacagctgcattgtgtggatcccagcctatagaataacagctgcatagtgtggatcccagcctatagaataacagctgcatagtgtggatcccagcctatagaataacagctgcatagtgtggatcccagcctatagaataacagctgcatagtgtggatcccagcctatagaataacagctgcatagtgtggatcccagcctatagaataacagctgcatagtgtggatcccagcctatagaataacagctgcatagtgtggatcccagcctatagaataacagctgcatagtgtggatcccagcctatagaataacagctgcatagtgtggatcccagcctatagaataacagctgcatagtgtggatcccagcctatagaataacagctgcatagtgtggatcccagcctatagaataacagctgcatagtgtggatcccagcctatagaataacagctgcattgtgtggatcccagcctatagaataacagctgcatagtgtggatcccagcctatagaataacagctgcatagtgtggatcccagcctatagaataacagctgcatagtgtggatccagcctatagaataacagctgcatagtgtggatcccagcctatagaataacagctgcatagtgtggatcccagcctatagaataacagctgcatagtgtggatcccagcctatagaataacagctgcatagtgtggatcccagcctatagaataacagctgcatagtgtggatcccagcctatagaataacagctgcattgtgtggatcccagcctatagaataacagctgcatagtgtggattccagcctatagaataacagctgcatagtgaggatcccagactatagaataacagctgcatagtgtggatcccagcctatagaataacagctgcatagtgtggatcccagcctatagaataacagctgcatagtgtggatcccagcctatagaataacagctgcatagtgtggatcccagcctatagaataacagctgcatagtgtggatcccagcctatagaataacagctgcatagtgtagatcccagcctatagaataacagctgcatagtgtagatcccagcctatagaataacagctgcatagtgtggatcccagcctatagaataacagctgcatagtatggatcccagcctatagaataacagctgcatagtgtagatcccagcctatagaataacagctgcatagtgtagatcccagcctatagaataacagctgcatagtgtagatcccagcctatagaataacagctgcatagtgtggatcccagcctatagaataacagctgcatagtgtggatcccagcctatagaataacagctgcatagtgtggatcccagcctatagaataacagctgcatagtgtagatcccagcctatagaataacagctgcatagtgtggatcccagcctatagaataacagctgaatagtgtggatcccagcctatagaataacagctgaatagtgtggatcccagcctatagaataaaaGTTTGAGGGAGTTCCTCCGTTCTAAAGTCCTCTGTGGTATTTGGGCTCCATACTGTCAAAAACAAGTTTCCTTTGAGAAGACCAGGAGCGGGACTTTTATTGAAAATCCATACACctaacagacacatgcacactttTGACAGACTTAAACAGATGCAAATGAGCAAGATATTTAAAGtgtcaccccccaaaaaaagtaaACAATAGACCTATAGAAAATGCAACATGCAAATAGCATTTTTCAGTAGTGCTCACAATATGTCATTCCAAGACCAGAGTTCATTTTTTTCAACTGGAcgcaatgagcccaatcagtcctccatgacaacgcaatcataaacaacagagttggCTAATTATGCTCAAGCTAATCTATATTTCCATAtttcctattcttgaagatcgaAGGAGTATTACATGAATTAGAATGACTTGAAATCTGACAgactttgttttttaaatgtaaagaTATAGCCTAATCATATTATTATCTGTAGTAGAAAGCAATGGGTTAGAATAAGTCTACATAACCCATGAAGTAAAATGCAACATatatatatggccagctatgtacaCGACAGCATTGGTTTATCCTGCAATAAATGTTGTTCAATTGGTAATATACGTTTTTGTGTCTTCTTCTAATGCTTCTTGAAAGTAATTTAAAAGTatctgaaagtattcagattactttgggtaatccaaaagttatgtTACCGATTTATAAtttgacaggtaactagtaaatgtaatggattacatttagaaaggaaCCTTCCCGACCTTGACTATGACGTGAATGCCTGACAGAGAGCACTCATCACGTCTTTATAAACACGACGTAGATTCTTCACAAATGATTTAGAAGTAACCATACAATCTATTCTAGATTCTACAGCCAATTTGCAAAGAACACCAGAGTAAATAGTATATATAAAGAACACCAGAGTAAACATAAAGAACACCAGAGTATACATAAAGAACACCAGAGTACACATAAAGAACACCAGAGTACACATAAAGAACACTAGAGTAAAtagtatatataaataataataataaataataatatatgccatttagcagacgcttttatccaaagcgacttataaAGAACACCAGAAAATACATAAAGAACACCAGAGTATATAGTACACATAAAGAACACCAGAGTACACATAAAGAACACCAGAGTATACATAAAGAACACCAGAGTATATAGTACACATAAAGAACACCAGAGTATACATAAAGAACACCAGAGTATACATAAAGAACACCAGAGTATATAGTATACATAAAGAACACCAGAGTATACATAAAGAACACCAGAGTACACATAAAGAACACCAGAGTATACATAAAGAACACCAGAGTATATAGTACACATAAAGAACACCAGAGTATACATAAAGAACACCAGAGTATACATAAAGAACACCAGAGTATATAGTATACATAAAGAACACCAGAGAATACATAAAGAACACCAGAGTATACATAAAGAACACCAGAGAATATAGTACACATAAAGAACACCAGAGTATACATAAAGAACACCAGAGAATACATAAAGAACACCAGAGTACACATAAAGAACACCAGAGTATACATAAAGAACACCAGAGTACACATAAAGAACACCAGAGTATATAGAACACCAGAGTATACATAAAGAACACCAGAGTATACATAAAGAACACCAGAGTATACATAAAGAACACCAGAGTATATAGTATACATAAAGAACACCAGAGTATACATAAAGAACACCAGAGTATACATAAAGAACACCAGAGTATACATAAAGAACACCAGAGTATATAGTATACATAAAGAACACCAGAGTATACATAAAGAACACCAGAGTATACATAAAGAACACCAGAGTATACATAAAGAACACCAGAGTATACATAAAGAACACCAGTGTATACATAAAGAACACCAGTGTATACATAAAGAACACCAGAGTATATAGTATACATAAAGAACACCAGAGTATACATAAAGAACACCAGTGTATACATAAAGAACACCAGTGTATACATAAAGAACACCAGTGTATACATAAAGAACACCAGAGTATACATAAAGAACACCAGAGTATATAGTATACATAAAGAACACCAGAGTATACATAAAGAACACCAGTGTATACATAAAGAACACCAGAGTATACATAAAGAACACCAGAGTATACATAAAGAACACCAGTGTATACATAAAGAACACCAGAGTATACATAAAGAACACCAGTGTATACATAAAGAACACCAGAGTATACATAAAGAACACCAGAGTATACATAAAGAACACCAGAGTATACATAAAGAACACCAGAGTATACATAAAGAACACCAGAGTATACATAAAGAACACCAGAGTATATAGTATACATAAAGAACACCAGAGTATACATAAAGAACACCAGAGTATACATAAAGAACACCAGAGTATACATAAAGAACACCAGAGTACGCATAAAGAACACCAGATTATACATAAAGAACACCAGTGTATACATAAAGAACACCAGTGTATACATAAAGAACACCAGTGTATGCATAAAGAACACCAGATTATACATAAAGAACACCAGAGTATATAGTATACATAAAGAACACCAGATTATACATAAAGAACACCAGAGTATATTGTATACATAAAGAACACCAGTGTATACATAAAGAACACCAGTGTATACATAAAGAACACCAGTGTATACATAAAGAACACCAGTGTACACATAAAGAACACCAGTGTATACATAAAGAACACCAGTGTATACATAAAGAACACCAGTGTATACATAAAGAACACCAGAGTATACATAAAGAACACCAGTGTATACATAAAGAACACCAGAGTATATAGTATACATAAAGAACACCAGAGTATACATAAAGAACACCAGAGTATACATAAAGAACACCAGTGTATACATAAAGAACACCAGAGTATACATAAAGAACACCAGAGTATACATAAAGAACACCAGAGTATATAGTATACATAAAGAACACCAGAGTATACATAAAGAACACCAGAGTATACATAAAGAACACCAGAGTATACATAAAGAACACCAGAGTATACATAAAGAACACCAGTGTATACATAAAGAACACCAGAGTATATAGTATACATAAAGAACACCAGTGTATACATAAAGAACACCAGAGTATACATAAAGAACACCAGAGTATACATAAAGAACACCAGTGTATACATAAAGAACACCAGTGTATACATAAAGAACTCTGCCGCCATTTTGAAAAAGAAAAAAGAGACTAACCCTTTGGAGGaagtctgtcctctccttcttcttgtTCCGACATCGTGCTGCTGCCACTTTGTTCTtatctctcctccgtctcctcctCTCATCGTCCTCGTCCATCTGCAGGGAGAAGGAAGTATTGTGATTAGCCAATGGTGACCTTATTCAAGGCATGcatattgtggtccttctgtagctcagttggtagagcatggcgcttgtaacgccagggtagtcggttcgatccccgggaccacccatatgtagaatgtatgcacacatacaaagtcgctttggataaaagcgtctgctaaatggcatatatttattttttttttttttaaatatagttATTCCAACCTTGGGTTGTATCGTTCCTGCATTGTATACTCCTGGTGCAGTGGTGTTTCACTCCTAGTTTGTTTTATTTCAAGTAACAACGTCTCAGCTTCATACCTGTGCTTGCCATCTTGGAGGCAAAAGTGAATAGTTTCAGAGAACCCAGATTGAAATGATTAAAGGCCCAGTAGAGTCAAAAAACaggatttcctgtgttttgtatacagtggagcaaaaaagtatttcgtcagccaccaattgtgcaagttctcccacttaaaaagatgagagaggcctgtaattttcatcataggtacacttcaactatgacagacaaaattagggggaaaaaatccagaaaatcacattgtaggactttttatgaatttatttgcaaattatggaggaaaataagtatttggtcaaaaacaaaagtttctcaatacttatATATACCCTTTATATACccgttatataccctttgttggcaatggcagaggtcaaacgttttctgtaagtcttcacaaggttttcatacactgttgctggtattttggcccattcct is a genomic window of Oncorhynchus keta strain PuntledgeMale-10-30-2019 chromosome 19, Oket_V2, whole genome shotgun sequence containing:
- the LOC118375736 gene encoding jun dimerization protein 2-like, with the protein product MVAGSDMMPGQIPDPSLTAGSLPSLGLLAGISATTLTDQLKLAQDFRNLGAMLSPLHILGRLGKRPLTAIKGEMDEDDERRRRRRDKNKVAAARCRNKKKERTDFLQRESERLEVVNSDLKAQIEELRMERQQLMVMLNLHRPTCIVRTDSVKTPESEANPLLELLASEKLEASK